The Euwallacea similis isolate ESF13 chromosome 25, ESF131.1, whole genome shotgun sequence DNA window CCTCCGGCCCATTGAACCCACAAGGTTTTGGCACAAGAGTGAACCTCTAACCCCATtccagatttggttgcaatgtgccaccaaatcttcggtagtacgttcattgttattgtgccacctttgaaccattaggccccataaattttctatggggtttagATCCGGTGAATATGCAGGCCAGGGAAGATTGtttatgtctggatgctcGTGATACCAGTCCCTCACGATGTTTGCGCGATGTATCCTAGAGTTGTCATCAGCATAATTGATGACAGGCATTTCTGCCACAGGATATAAAGTACGAACAGAAAGAAGCATAGCTTCGTCGAGCATCCGAACGTACTCAATAGAATTCGCCCTTGTTTCAAAACATGTTATGCAGGCAAATgaattatcaatcaagctatatgattataaatttttgaagcataataattgcattttttgcttggcactccaagagcggcctagcttattgagagaaaaatgcagaattacttcttttaaactaagacattaaaaattctatcttgtgatacactgttgtaaaggggttattaagaacttttaaaaaccgcCGAAACATGCACGGgtccgtatttgaaaaactcaagttgttgtctcattatctcaaaagctaaggaacatttaaaatgttgaaatttactggtttgtacacataagaaaactacgaagttcttgtatcaaacgttttgatgaaaaacctttagttatcgattcatttagaaaattaaattcgacctaattttagttttctcacagtaactcagaaactaacaatcattcggcaacattgttttcgattcttagaagagtattaaatttggtacatttcttccaatttaacccaccctgtaactcttcccgtttaagagatagcaataatagcacatcgaatttggaacaccttgtataacaCAGCCGACATCTCACAGACTTTTCGCTCAACTCAAGATGAATTTCTTGCCAGaagtaataatataaacaaaaaaacgtccctaaatttaagccagtgataaagttaccataattgaaaaaggacaatgtgattacgtaccgtaatattcaactcacgactaatttcggaaatattgcaCCCTTGTTCGTACAAAAGTActatattagttttaatatctTTGCCCAAATTCGGAGCCATTGCGCCTTAACGATAAACtaagaaaataccaaaaaataaaattgtctcaatgaattgggccagcaatacatgtttttgcgcaaaatattgatgtatatacacaaaaaggaggatccaacaaaaagtaatataggtcaagtgtgacaaaaaaaggtatccgacccacagtaccgcaagcgattttgatttgaaactgatcgaccacttttgtggccgatagtacattAACCACtgcgaaatatgccaaaagaGCAAATATGCCCGAAATccaattaaagtaaaaatgaacATCACACCCACGGCCAGCAGACCGTTCGAAATCATCCATTTGGACACTTACACcctagaaaaaacaaaatttttgacgATCATTGatagtttttctaaatatgcTCAAGCCTACCCATTAAATTCAACAACTGCTCCGGAAATAGCAGACAATTTAATCACGTTCTTTTCACATCATGGAATCCCCACAAAAGTAATCACGGACAATGGAACAGAATTCCAAAACACAGTCGTAACGGAGTTACTGCAACTCCACAAGGTGGACATTCATTTTTGCTCACCGGAACACCCTCAATCTAATGGAACGGTGGAAAGGCTACATTCGACATTGACAGAACACGTTCGACTACTAAACAACCAAGGGCAAAAGGATTCACCAATAACAAGAAAGGACAAGCAAGCAATAATGGCGTATAACCACACGATACACTCAGTTACCAAATTCAAACCAATCGACGTAATCACAGGACACCTTAATGAAGAAGACCCCTTCAACATCGACTTGGACCAAGCATTAATGACGAATTACGTCGCCGAACATAAAGACAGaaccaaaattttatacaaaaaactaaatcaaACGCTTAGCgatgaaaaagaaaagagaactggtaaactaaatgaaaatttggaagaacCCAACATATTTGAAGAAGAAACCTCAGTTTACGTAGCGACTCAAGGAAGAGAAAAGTTACGGGATCCATTTAAAGGCCCCGTGAAAATAGATACAATAAACAAAGATAAGAAGGTAGTTTCAATACAGAACCAGGGCAAGGTTCATATGAGTAACCTGAAAAGACCCCTCCGGAAACGTTATAGTTttaacaaaactaaagataaaaactaagtaaaaatGTGTATAAATTATAGGTTAACATATAGAAATAGATATAGTTTTAAGAATATGTGTGTATACGAACGGCcgataaaagaattttttattgatttcagTAGCAGCATGAGCATGCTAGCATCTCCAGAAACAATCGAAACAAGAGAACTAACGGACAACCCTGGTATAATCCCGATAAGGATAGGGAAAGCTTCAGGTATTCATCACGCACATACCTTGATTCACTACTACGATATGCAACTAATAGTAAACCAGGTAAAACAACTCCACTTACAGACAGCTAATCTCCTGACTCACGCTAACGTATCGGAACCCTCTGAAAAATATACCATTAAAATCCGAAACTCTcttgaaatgttaaaattccTAAGAGAAAAGGTTGAAAGAcgattaaacaaaattatcctACCCCAAAATTCTAGACAAAAACGAGGATTAGTAAATGTGTTAGGTACAGCATTTAAACTAATCTCGGGAAATTTGGATTCAGCCGACGGAGACCGATACAATAACCTGATAAAAACCTTAGAGACAAACCAACAAATACTCCAGACAAAAGTAACGAATCAAGGGACACTATCGAAATCAGTGATCGAGCGATTTAATCAAACCCTACATCAACTCtataaaaatgacaaaataatcggagaaaaaattaatcaaatacaGCCTTATTTAAACGAAATAAACTCAGGGAGGACCTTTATGTTATTTGTGGAActtaataatgattttataaaCATGTATGAAGTAGTTGACTCGATTTTGCAAGACATCGAAAATTCAATGGTATTTTCTCAATTGGGAGTCCTACATCCAGCCATAATTACGAATCAAGAACTTTATACTGATTTACCATTATTACAAAACCAGTTGGATGAAGGTCAATTACCCTTAGAGGCCATACAAAGTAACATACCAATAATAGCCAAAACCATTAAACCAGAAAGTTTCATGTCGCAACTACAAATCATCCATATATTACATGTTCCCATCGCCCACAACCGAtcctttgacatttttcatcTATACGCAGTCCCAGTCCAACACCAAGGTCAGTTCAAGTTTATAATGTTCCGAAATAAGTATCTGATCACAGACAGATTGTACTACATGTACACCAGGGAAAACTGCCAAAAACTAATGCCAGAAAGATACCTTTGTCCAAATTCTCGGTTAGAGGAAATAGGAAGCAACTCGCCATGCGAAGTCCAGGTACTCCAGAGAGATGGAGAGACCTCAAATTGCCACCAAATAGAGGCCAAAGTCACGGAACCAATCCTCAATCGACTAGACGAGACGCATCAGTGGATCATGGTGTTGCCAAAAAGGGAAGCTGTCTAAATGTTTTGCCCCAATTCGCAAAACGAAAAGCGCAACTTGATGGGTACTTTCATCTGCCGAAATCCTCCAGGATGCCGGATCACAGCAAGAAAAGTTATTGccgaaaacaaagaaaaagttACGAAAATCACCCCTGAGCCAATACTATTTCCGGACTTAGCCGAAAAAGAAGCACAACTGCCATATCTAAACTTAAGCCTACACCTACCAGACTTGAAGCTAGATGACCTCCACGAATTAGAAGAAAAGATCGCCATAAACAGCCCGCTTCAACCAATCACCTACACGGAACTTGTCACCTACCCCAGCATGTGGACCATCCTACTATACGCCCTCGCAGCCTTCTGTTGCCTATCAACCCTTTGGAAATGGAGACAGAAGAGATTAAAGAGAAACCAGGATTCACCCACCGAAACAACAGGGCGGGTCGTGCAACTTCCATGATGTCATCAAAGTTCACTCTTAGGGGGGAGAAATTACCATCCACGGATTCCACGAACCACCGCGGGAAGAGCAAAGCCCGGATACAATAGTGCTGactataaactttattttatataaaaggcGTAGATTTAAGTTAACGGCATTCTTTGTGTAATTATCGTGATTGAAGCTTGTAACTGATAGTGTAACGTAATTTCGTacttgtataattttaagaataaatcaattttttttttattgctcccAACGAGTGAAGAATTATAAGTGGAGCATGTGGAAAACGCTCAAGGCGATTAAATCAAAGAGGAAATCGATTCCTCCCATCCAAGGAGAACGGGGAATCGTGTACACTACAGAAGATAAATCAGAGACGTTTGCTGATAacttggaaaaacaattttgagaAAACGAAATAGAGGACGACGACGCCAAAGACTGGGAAGAAGAAGTCGATAGATGCGTTAGTCAAATGGAAAACACGGAGGACCAGAAAATCATCAGACACGTAACTCCAAACGAAATAAAGGAAATCATACGGCACATGAAAGTAAGAAAAGCACCTAGATGCAATCAGATTGGAAACCAGATCCTTAAGAAGTTGCCAGTACGAGGAGTAGCCGCATTGGTGAACGTCGCGAATGCGGTTCTGAGGTTACGGCACTTCCCGGAGAACTGGAATAAGGCTGATATCATCCTGCTGCCCAAACCAGGAAAAAATCACCTCCTTCTACAGAACTACAGACCAATAAGTCTCCTGCCACACATGGGAAAAGTCGTGGAACGAGTCATTTTGAAAAGGCTAAGAGAATGCAAGGAAGGCttaaaaaccatccccgacgAACAGTTTGGGTTCAGAAAGCAACATTCTACAGAACTTCAGGTGCTGAGAATGACGGAATTCATCACGGAGAGCTTCAACAGGAAACAGGCTGCAGAAGCAATACTGTTGGACATAGCAAAGGCATTCGATAGAGTTTGGCACAACGGCCTATTGGTAAAGATGATAGACGTGGGATTCAAAATCTCGCTGGTCAAATTCGTCTGAACTTGTCTCCGAAATAGAATATTCCGGACCAAACTAGATCGACATCATTCGatgtacaggatgtcccatttTCGTTGTAATCGTGGGATATCTCGATTATTAGTAAAGATAGAGGGATGCGATTTTCGCGAACCTGTATCACTTTTTAGTGAAACTAATGATGACTTTAACAGAATTGATCCAGTTATCTTAGTTTTTGCACTACAgggcttttttaaaaatattgtattttgggaTCCCCCCTATAGTTTGAATATGCgttaagttattgaaaatgtataaacggtgcggatagagatttttacgaaGAATCCAGTCGCAtactcagattttatttaaaattcttagttttcgagatatggaCCAatcttatgtttttttaatgggacaccctgtatatttttacctattttgaTTCCCTTAATTTTCCCCATTCCAAAGATACTAAACTCGAtatggttatttcaaataataatgtcactaattgacattttctgaaagagAATATTACGTAGTGTGCCATGATCAAGAGTCAaccatatttaaaacaatagaataCTTAACTTATCTATTGTCATTTGCGGTTGtcagaatttaataatataattgcAGTTGTGTTAAAGTTACctttgtatttatattatgtCAGCCAATATGAATGATAATCAGcaatttgaaaactatgaATATTATGATATACTCCTAGTTTTTGCAATTTGTCAAGAGATTTTCAATGAAGCATCTGAACTTTATTTTAACAGGAAAATactaattgatttatttattaaccgACATTTATATACTTTCATTGTCTAAAATTAGGTATCTAGAAAGGCGccaaccaaataaaataattttttcgagattacggcaaaatttaataaacttcgAATCTTTTAAGAAAccctgaaaaattttatagaataaagaaaatagaaattaacgTCTTGGCCAGTGTCAATTTTGAAGAAGGAACTTCATGCAGGAAAATTGAATCCCAAATTGGAGTCTCAAAAACTagaatgcaaaaaattttaagtaaacataaatttaaaccatACAAATGTAGAGTAGTTCAGAATCTGCATCTTGGAGATCGCGAGAAACGCATTAGATTCTGCCGGTATTATTTAGAAAGAACCAATGTTGATCCAAATTTGTGTCGCCAAATTATATGGAGCGAAGAATCTTATATATCTGTAGGATCGCGccccttgtagataggtgttactgtTAAATGGGATACATattagatagtaggaattaactgTAAGATTGTTatacccctggggtacgactctggtgggcattagttggggcatgggaacttcccatgccatgccttgtcggtattggaaatccccgcaataaaccgggtcggcattggaactgcttgtaatatactttgtcggcatttgaattgcccttgataaGTTTCGTTGGtcctatagtggcagttccaattcccagcttaagATGTAACGGTTTAATGCGGCGGGTGGTATAGACGacaccctagccagggtacgcccatggtttatcgccatgggttttagtatttaagattttgcagggcataTACAAGCTcttttttcttctgggttcggttgtcgttggtaactcagaagtcgcgtccgcgctcgctaaactcacaagttactttatactctttttttgtttactttacattaataaacgcatacttatagtcctttcctatctgtgattttattataagatataaacaccatcctatatctacagtagtatcaaaacccGATACTACATATCTAGTGctggaatatttaatatccATAATAACAGACACTGGACACgtcaaaataattatgtaatGCTACTTCGAGAGCAGCAAGGACGATTTGGATATAGTGTGGCGTGCTTCATACCGGGAACTAGGGTCAAATATGAAATCTTTGAAACAACACTAACTGCAATACGATATGTAGAAATATTACAAGGCATATTACCTGAGTTGTTAGAGGATACCCCTTTAGCTCAACGAGATGGTATATTTTATCAGCAAGATGGAGCCCCACCTCACAACTCACGGTACACAAAAGCGCTTTTAGATTAATACTTTCCTGAAAAATAGATAAGGACACATAGACCTGTGCTTTGGCTACCCAGATCACCTGATCATTCAGTCTTAGATTTTTATGGGGGTATTTATAAAACAGGATTTATCGAAGATAACACGAAAATATGATTAGTTTACGCATTGCTACAGAGGAAGCTTTCCAATGCCTAGAAACACACCCGGTAATAGTTTTAAACGCCTTAAACAGAATATCCAAACTATGTCAAAAATGCTTAGACGTGAACGGAAatcaatttgaacatttgctttcatttacattattatgcagttaaaaaaaaatggtaaatttgttttgttagtGATATATTCatgttccaaaaatacaattatACGTTGAGCCCTTTCATAATTcatattgttaattagatattaacTATTAATATAATGATTGACAATTATAATTGTCcctaattattttgttttacataTGGCCGTCTCTAGAAACTATCctctttcagaaaatgtcaattagtgacattattatttgaaataaccataTCGAGTTTAGTATCTTTGGAATGGGGAAAATTAGGGGAAtcaaaataggtaaaaatatacatagtgtcccattaaaaaaaacataagtttggtccatatctcgaaaactaagaattataaataaaatctgagtaTGCCACTGGATTCTTCGTAAAAATTTCTATCCGACATcgtttatacattttcaataactcAACGCATATTCAAACTATAGGGGGGAtcccaaaatacaatatttttaaaaaagcccTGTAGTGCAAAAACTAAGATAACTGGATCAATTCTGTTAAAGTCATCATTAGTTTCACTAAAAAGTGATACAGGTTCGCGAAAATCGCATCCCTCTATCTTTACTAATAATCGAGATATCCCACGATTACAAcgaaaatgggacaccctgtacagggCAATAGAAGCGGGAGTATCTCAAAGAGCGGTACTATCCCCGTTCCTGTACAATATTTACGTGTCAGACCCTCCTAGGACAGAACACACACAACTGGCACTATACGCGGACGATACGGCTATACTGGCTAGATCCTGGAATGGGACAACGCTCGTCAGGCATCTGCAACAGAAGATCACAGATTTAGAGAAATAgttttcgaaatggaaaatagacATAAATCCGGAAAATACCCAGGCCATAGTCttcaaatgaagaagaaaaatcaggACCGAAAACTAACTGGTGATCAAAAACGAACAGATACCGTGGAACAACAAGGTCACGTACCTGGGTGTGGACATGGAAGAAAGGCTTACGTGGCAGCAACACGTAGCAAAAACAAGGAACAAGGCAAAAATGACAAGGGCAAAACTGTACCCGATGCTAAGGTGGAAGTCCAAACTGCCCCTTAGGAACAAGATCACGCTCATCAAAACAGTTATACAACCACAGCTAACGTATGCATCAATAGCATGGGGTTATGCAGCCAGGACGCATCTGAAAAGTCTTCAAGCAGTGGAAAATATTGCTCTGAGGACGGCTCTGGGTACGCTTTGGTTAGTTAGCAATGAAACGATAAAGAGAGATACGAATTACAGAACAATGACGGACGTCATCAAGGACCATGCAATCAAGATATTCCAAACAACGGAAACCCATCCGAATAAGCTGATCAGGAGGGCAACGGACTACAGTCTGGAAAATGCCATACCGCACAAGAGACCAAGACATCAGTTGCTGGACAACGGATGATGAAGGGAACCAACCCACACAGGACCAAGCAAGTAGAAAGACTTGAAAGGAAAGCAGAAAAACAGCCAAAAGGCAACCTCGCAATGATGGAAGGAAAAAGACCAGATAGCCTTTCTGGTACTTCAGACACATCATTGCGAACCAGCAACCAACGAGGGAGACAGCCGACGAAGAAAGAAGCGTCCAGAAGAACAGAAGAGGGCAGAAGAACCCCCTGTCGGCGGGGTGACTCACGCCAAAGATCCAGGCGGTGACCAGACTCACCTACCGAGAAAGGCACGAAAAAGGCCAAGAGCGATGGCAGAGTAAAAAGCGATAGTCCCACTTGACTCTGTTTCCTCATGCTAAACACCAAAAGCGGCCAAAAAGCGCGACAGAGGACTTCGGACACGGGCTAGAATTCCTCTGCAAACACGGGGTTTTTTAGTGAGTGAAACCCCACACAGGCTGGAAGTACGGACTTCAGTACCGTCTTACcgacaaaattttttatccccGGTGTCGCGtccccaaaaaaagaaaaaaaaattcgtacCTCAGACGAATCTTGTTATTGAGCATGTGACGAGGTTTGTCAACATATTAGCTTATATTATGTTATTTCAactgattttcaataaacagaCGCTGATTGGTAAAAAggacaattattttttaaattaatcaagaattttaatttacaaaaataaagacGTTTTACGTGGAAAGTAAAAACTGTATGTTATCCAGCGTCATTAATCCACAAGGTAGTTATGCATCACACCTGGTATTAACTTCACTATCTACgttgatatttcaaatttgttcttGGTATAACTTCCTGTCGTCAGAACTATCAGCAATCGAATACAAGGGCTGTTTGACAATTCAGtgactttttgaattaaagatatatttttcggcgaaaaaacgttttatttctcaatataCAGTGAAATCTCTCATAACGAACATCTCTCTTAAGCGGACACCCCTCTTGAACGGACACTTTGTCTGGTCCCAAATACCTTCCATTAAAAAAGCATTGCAACGACTCCCTCTTGTCCGGACAAGGACAGTCGTTTTTAGAAcgttgagaaaaaaaatctcgcttgaccataaaaatttaaacagcaAACAAAGATtggtaattttctttaaaaatgatcggtaaatttcatttatatgaCGATTCGGCACTTTGGCGGTCTCTTTGATATATTATCGGCATCGGTGTCGGCGTCTATTCAAAAGGGACAGATTtatcatttgaaatattattgagAATTTAGCAACCCTTGCTTTATTACATATATGAAAGGCAGAAAAGGGCGTCTGATAGAACAGTGTATATCAAGAGTTGTTCACCATTTGAtcgttttatattttattataactagTTTCCATAATtgaatacatatgtatatacccTCTATTGTTTAGCCCTACATTAAATTAGGTTAAACCATTAGTCGTAAATATGGagagtctgtttatcatcttggcTAAAACATGAAATGCAGAGAACGGCTCAAATATCAGTTTTGTCCTAATATAAGTGTGAATAGAATGATTGAGGGTTgcgagcgtgggaagaaggtGGAATGGTATGTGCtaattcttttgaagataaacagatgcactcgggGGTGACCCTGATGCATCTTTGGTATGTGGGACATTGGATTCCCGAAAAGGatagaataaagttgtttgaggACACGTGcgtgtattttattaaaataaaacctaccCGTTCTTTAACAGTTCAGAAGTGGGATCCACAagactattttattattaaaaaaaaaaaaaaaaactttttttcgttAAGTTAGTGTATATATTAGTTTGTGTCTgtgaacaattaaatttaagcgAAGTGAGAATGGATAACATGAGTGAAAACCAGGAATTTGAGGAAGGAATGCAACAAGAGCAAGTGTTTGACGATTTGCTCGAAAAACACTTGCAAAAACAGATCACCGCCGccctaaaaaggaaatttggaGCCAACCCGAGACCGTTGATTGCCACAGATCTGGAAGACTTGAACCCGAGTGAAGATAGGCCCAGCGACATGGAGACAAGCGCCACAAAATTAACTGTCAAAGGCGACATAATTCCTCCATTTGATCCCGACGATCGTCACCACACCGTAATGTCTTGGCTAAATAAAATAGAGCAATTATCCCACATTCATGGATGGACCGACTACGAAAAATCCGCTTACATGCAGATGAAACTGAAAGGGGCTGCACGTGAGTGGTTTTTCCGCCAAGAAAATTATGACAAGACCTGGGCAGAGTGGAAAATGGCCTTATCCCGGGCATTTCCCCGATGCGTTGATTACGCTGTTTTATTGGAGGAGCTAGTTGCTAGAAGGAAAGAATCCGATGAAAGCATGACTCATTATTACCACGCCAAGTTAAATCTTACACAGCAGTGCCGACTTGACAATGAAGCCACGATGTCATGCATAATTCGGGGTCTACCTCAGGAGCTGCAACCGAACGCCCGTGCATTCCAGTGCACCACCCCCGATGAATTATATGCAGGTTTCATCGCCCCTATGGACAATTACCAAAGTCCTCAGAAAAACTTGGTTCAGGGTCACCCCGAAAAAAGGTCCAGAATAGAATGTTATGTTTGTGGAAAATTAGGCCACTACGCCAAGGACTGCTGGAAGAGGAGCGGGCCATCCACCTCGAAGTCAGCAGGACCTTCACGATGTGGATTATGTCGGCTCACCAACCATGTCACGAAGGACTGCCGCAGAAGAAGATCGGGACTGTCCCAAACTCTAGAACCGAGAAGATGCAGTGTATGCAAAAAACCGGGACACCGAGAAGAAAGTTGCTGGTATAAGGCAAAAAACATTGAAGAAACAAACATTGTAGGGCAAGTACAAAATGACTTATACAAAGTAGaagttgtaataaataatgttccGTTTAGAGGGTATTTAGATACGGGAAGTACAATAAACGTTGcaaatataaatgtattaaataaaacaaaactacAATTAATGCCCTCTAATACggttattaaaagttttggcGGGTCAATGGTGATCCCAAAAGGCATAATTAAagccaatattttaataaataaaatcgagATACATACAGAGATAACAATAGTAAACACACAAATGAACGATATTGATATTATCATAGGACAACCTATACTAAATCAACAAAACATAATGTTAGAAATTAAACCTAATCAGGTAACTTTGTCAAAGTATGAGCAAAGGGGTAACCGGCAAGCCAAACAACTAAATTATATAGAAACATCCCAGATAAAACACGGCAATCTGGTGGAGAAAGACCTTAATCAATTATTCGagttattaaaactaaaacaatcATGCTTTGCACAATCACCTGCCGAACTGGGCACAATAAATGGTACTGAATTTTCTATAACTTTAACTTCAAAACAATCTATATATTATAAGCCATACAGACTatcagaaaaagaaaaggaaattatgCGTGAGCAAATAAACGAATTACTGAACGCCGGTATAGTACAAGCCTCTCATTCGTCATTCGCTAGCCCTGCAATTCTGGTAAAAAAACCCAATGGGGACCATAGGCTCTGCATCGATTATAGAAAACTAAATGCCATCACGGTAAAAGACCGATATCCATTACCAAATATCGAAGATCTGATCAACCAATTAGGcggatataaatatttttctagtcTAGACATGAAGCAAGGGTATTATCAAATCCCATTAAATAAAGAGTCTATTGATAAAACCGCATTTATAACACCGGACGGTCAATACGAATTCCTCCGGCTTCCATTTGGTTTATGTAACGCGCCAGCGACTTTTCAAAGATGGGTAAATAGCATTATGGGTTCGTTGCGTCACTCAGAAATCCTAGTATATCTAGATGATATTTTAATCCCTTCTAAATCTATATCTCAGGGCATGGAAAAACTCAAcaccattttgaatatatgtgaagaaaataatttaaagctaaatttagaaaaatgttattttttcaaaactaaaattgattttctagGGTAcgaaattagtgaaaatca harbors:
- the LOC136416795 gene encoding uncharacterized protein, which codes for MKCRERLKYQFCPNISVNRMIEGCERGKKVECEVRMDNMSENQEFEEGMQQEQVFDDLLEKHLQKQITAALKRKFGANPRPLIATDLEDLNPSEDRPSDMETSATKLTVKGDIIPPFDPDDRHHTVMSWLNKIEQLSHIHGWTDYEKSAYMQMKLKGAAREWFFRQENYDKTWAEWKMALSRAFPRCVDYAVLLEELVARRKESDESMTHYYHAKLNLTQQCRLDNEATMSCIIRGLPQELQPNARAFQCTTPDELYAGFIAPMDNYQSPQKNLVQGHPEKRSRIECYVCGKLGHYAKDCWKRSGPSTSKSAGPSRCGLCRLTNHVTKDCRRRRSGLSQTLEPRRCSVCKKPGHREESCWYKAKNIEETNIVGQVQNDLYKVEVVINNVPFRGYLDTGSTINVANINVLNKTKLQLMPSNTVIKSFGGSMVIPKGIIKANILINKIEIHTEITIVNTQMNDIDIIIGQPILNQQNIMLEIKPNQVTLSKYEQRGNRQAKQLNYIETSQIKHGNLVEKDLNQLFELLKLKQSCFAQSPAELGTINGTEFSITLTSKQSIYYKPYRLSEKEKEIMREQINELLNAGIVQASHSSFASPAILVKKPNGDHRLCIDYRKLNAITVKDRYPLPNIEDLINQLGGYKYFSSLDMKQGYYQIPLNKESIDKTAFITPDGQYEFLRLPFGLCNAPATFQRWVNSIMGSLRHSEILVYLDDILIPSKSISQGMEKLNTILNIWYEISENQIKPGSKKVKAIQDFKTPSNVHEIVTDCSAVRSTFVKKELVARIARWWLAIQEYDFEIEHRPGYKMSHVDALSRNTENVFMLEIDDWAITVQMQDEQIRIIREKLKAGTADKEIKSTYCLKNNRVYRKILNGELILNAVASPRSNGQVERYNRTLLDGINTSIQNENEWYEKLPAVVWGMNNTINESTGYTPHTLMFGFNKDRFGNLSQDDLMVENREQVAQNAKSRMDLQSKKMKKQFDKKRKESTKYIVDDLVLWRGAKKDSKVASRKTGVKYGGPYKISKVLENDRYEIVSLKGIKGYPRYSAVVAANTIRGYKSGAIPESDTSSDSEVNSTDELIDLLES